In one window of Helianthus annuus cultivar XRQ/B chromosome 17, HanXRQr2.0-SUNRISE, whole genome shotgun sequence DNA:
- the LOC110924690 gene encoding uncharacterized protein LOC110924690 has protein sequence MSHEHVDFMGNQYRPQNNPYSNTYNPGWKNHPNFSWKPDASNQHPPGFALRPTAPTHGAYGPPRPQQPPPSSDPSVHDMLSQILAGQNTQKAENEKRFREYDGRFTRHESELKSQKASMQAIENQVGQIAKMLSARQQGGLPSNTEPNPNATAKAITLRSGKTAQAIPPAVSEKPVDDEEVDEEIEAESPGEVQQRRVPASTARPKEPVREYVPPVPYSGRLKKQKMEEHYGKFLELFKQLHINLPFVEALAQMPKYTKFLKDILSNKKKLEELSQVTLNEECSAVFQNKLPKKMNDPGSFTIPCLIGSLSVSNALADLGASINLMPYAVFAKLDLGEPKPTRMSIQLADRSVKYP, from the coding sequence aTGTCACACGAGCATGTTGATTTCATGGGAAACCAATACCGTCCTCAAAACAATCCCTACAGCAATACTTATAATCCGGGGTGGAAGAATCATCCAAACTTTAGTTGGAAGCCCGATGCTTCTAACCAGCATCCACCAGGATTTGCTCTACGTCCCACAGCTCCGACCCATGGAGCATATGGTCCACCTCGTCCTCAGCAGCCGCCTCCTTCTAGTGATCCTAGTGTGCATGATATGCTTAGTCAAATCTTAGCTGGTCAAAACACTCAAAAAGCGGAGAATGAGAAGCGTTTTAGGGAATATGACGGTCGTTTCACGAGGCACGAGAGTGAGTTGAAAAGCCAAAAGGCTTCCATGCAGGCCATTGAGAACCAAGTTGGCCAGATTGCCAAGATGTTGTCAGCGAGACAACAGGGGGGCCTTCCGAGCAACACAGAGCCAAATCCAAATGCTACAGCAAAGGCAATCACGTTGAGAAGCGGCAAGACCGCTCAAGCCATCCCTCCGGCTGTTTCAGAAAAGCCAGTCGATGACGAGGAGGTTGATGAGGAGATTGAGGCTGAGTCTCCGGGTGAGGTGCAACAGAGGCGagtcccagcaagtaccgcacgacCCAAGGAGCCAGTGAGAGAGTATGTCCCTCCCGTTCCATATTCGGGGAGGTTgaagaagcagaaaatggaagaACACTATGGTAAATTCCTCGAGCTTTTTAAGCAACTTCATATAAATTTACCATTTGTCGAGGCACTTGCTCAAATGCCTAAGTATACCAAGTTTCTGAAGGATATCCTATCCAACAAAAAGAAACTTGAGGAGCTTTCGCAAGTGACCTTGAATGAAGAGTGTTCAGCGGTTTttcagaacaaactaccgaagaAGATGAATGATCCTGGGAGTTTCACTATCCCGTGTTTGATCGGTAGTTTGTCGGTCAGCAATGCGTTGGCTGATCTTGGAGCTAGCATAAACCTCATGCCATATGCGGTTTTTGCTAAGCTAGACTTGGGAGAGCCCAAGCCAACTCGTATGAGCATTCAGCTAGCCGACCGTTCAGTGAAGTACCCTTGA